Proteins encoded in a region of the Anopheles ziemanni chromosome 2, idAnoZiCoDA_A2_x.2, whole genome shotgun sequence genome:
- the LOC131281462 gene encoding uncharacterized protein LOC131281462 yields the protein MEEDISYYVYITLTLVPVYLAFKLIQWMGWELFVNN from the coding sequence atggaagaagATATCAGTTACTACGTTTATATTACGCTTACACTCGTGCCAGTTTATTTAGCGTTCAAGCTCATACAATGGATGGGCTGGGAACTGTTTGTCAATAACTAA
- the LOC131282020 gene encoding hormone receptor 4, which translates to MKLPFDRLARVMNLEEPSFGDNYIQEFVLEHLDHDTGPNVKREDTSPNSVLANGLGSKNVWNGATVDENGVLVPIRLKAVSNGVVAGGGGGGWHLEDARKLHACSPGAGDLFTHVGGPTHGQPMLFNPPISGVPSTPPETPPVIGSPNSSGAVTGAGAGTGGYGGGPFYSTRSQTGLVEEMMFLPQTMRGEQPLDLRPLHCSIGPEGEWMDRKEYASVLAVSGGGPNGQNGMLGGGINGVGANGAGNGGGVGGGVGGGFQHHHHHITAAQLEFSPLNMHTASHQHSHPHHHHHHHHHHSLHPNRPHSVSSTSSTISPRNGTSSSGGGSCYNGLGGSGSGNGLSSEDLINDDLLMTLSVRELNKRLHGCPRDQVVRLKQKRRTLKNRGYAQNCRSKRLQQRHDLELTNRHLHHEMQQMKVELAKIKQERDELIQTLQMRQREQSAAQQQQQHQQQTANVLQQQQHQAQQQKQQQHPQHQQHQQQHQQHQQYQQQSRQQQHHLHHHQQQQQQQQQQQQQQQQQQQQQQQQQQHLSSTQHNGTCVGGGTGGSGGGSGSGNGGGAGLVPSVKQLIAESVSSQEYYV; encoded by the exons ATGAAACTCCCGTTCGACCGACTAGCTAGAGTGATGAATCTCGAAGAGCCCAGCTTCGGTGATAACTACATACAGGAGTTCGTCCTAGAGCACCTGGACCACGACACCGGACCGAATGTAAAGCGCGAGGACACCAGCCCCAACTCGGTGCTCGCGAATGGGTTGGGTTCGAAAAATGTCTGGAACGGGGCCACGGTGGACGAGAACGGTGTCCTGGTGCCGATCCGGTTGAAGGCGGTCAGTAATGGCGTTGTGGCGG gtggtggtggcggcggatGGCACCTGGAGGACGCCCGGAAGCTGCACGCTTGTTCGCCCGGTGCAGGGGACCTGTTCACACATGTCGGTGGTCCCACGCACGGTCAGCCGATGTTGTTCAATCCACCGATCAGTGGTGTTCCATCGACTCCACCGGAAACGCCGCCGGTCATCGGTTCGCCAAACTCTTCCGGTGCAGTAACAGGAGCCGGGGCGGGCACCGGTGGCTACGGTGGGGGTCCGTTCTACAGCACCCGCTCACAGACGGGCCTGGTCGAGGAAATGATGTTCCTACCGCAGACGATGCGTGGTGAGCAACCGCTCGATCTGCGGCCACTCCACTGCTCGATCGGTCCGGAAGGTGAGTGGATGGATCGCAAGGAGTACGCCAGTGTGCTGGCGGTGTCCGGCGGAGGTCCGAATGGCCAGAATGGAATGTTGGGCGGTGGCATCAATGGCGTTGGTGCGAATGGAGCTGgcaacggtggtggtgttgggggTGGAGTAGGCGGTGGCTtccagcaccatcatcaccatatcACGGCGGCACAGCTGGAGTTCAGTCCGCTCAACATGCATACGGCGTCGCATCAGCACTCGcacccgcaccaccaccatcaccaccatcaccatcactcGCTGCACCCGAATCGCCCGCACTCGGTCAGCTCGACGAGCTCGACGATCTCGCCACGAAACGGAACCAGCAGCAGTGGTGGCGGAAGCTGCTACAACGGGCTCGGTGGATCGGGCTCTGGAAACGGGCTATCGTCGGAGGACCTGATCAACGACGATCTCCTGATGACGCTATCCGTGCGCGAATTGAACAAGCGGCTCCATGGTTGTCCCCGCGATCAGGTCGTGCGGTTGAAGCAGAAAAGGCGAACGCTAAAGAACCGTGGCTACGCACAGAACTGCCGATCGAAGCGACTCCAGCAGCGCCATGATCTAGAGCTCACCAACCGTCACCTTCACCACGAGATGCAGCAGATGAAGGTGGAGCTGGCCAAGATCAAACAGGAGCGCGACGAACTCATCCAGACACTGCAGATGCGCCAGCGAGAACAATCAGcagctcagcagcagcaacagcatcaacagcagACGGCCAACGtcctccagcagcaacaacatcaaGCTCAACAAcagaagcagcaacaacacccgcaacaccagcaacaccaacaacagcaccaacagcatcaacagtATCAGCAGCAATCTcgtcagcagcaacaccatctgcaccatcatcaacagcagcaacagcagcagcagcagcagcagcagcagcaacaacaacaacaacagcaacagcagcaacaacagcagcatctgAGCAGCACTCAGCACAACGGAACTTGCGTTGGCGGTGGCACCGGTGGTTCAGGAGGAGGTAGCGGAAGTGGCAACGGTGGCGGAGCAGGGTTGGTACCTTCGGTGAAGCAACTGATTGCCGAAAGTGTCAGCTCCCAGGAGTACTACGTATGA
- the LOC131281499 gene encoding uncharacterized protein LOC131281499 yields the protein MPSNSVFKFRSHAKRSDPSESSKVFEIEQCMYNLSEDFIRQTSLNDAQKTESNRSTVAANDGSEEIFSITPVAHRVHQLWDILRHPISEDIMKKLCFSEMLLVCDGSENIVGGAAINVSLIAEEVLAAFSSTRLTFFGRTAESELMSFADRNCRPLQERKCETLIAGNTRQEKQIQLYFDEQHHVTAYRQESDGLHSASFQGLLSTAEKCGDHSNGQQIIVPDGLQLLLLRYLILTNFVGEICSQTVDVQGRVGNCIHKISPAVPTAAPSRLDGKISETMKEVRKTIWFSDGSEPEESVSHYSATGRLLRHGWNNSNYILISNPFGSRPPAHIMELERSIKDYVEALSGLIKNESSLKGLFEDIDFSLKEMDRCNQIVNPVLIDIIKDL from the exons TTAAATTCCGATCCCATGCCAAGCGAAGCGATCCCAGTGAAAGTAGTAAAGTTTTCGAAATTGAACAATGCATGTACAATTTATCAGAGGATTTTATCCGGCAGACCAGCTTGAACGATGCGCAGAAAACCGAATCCAACCGCTCCACCGTTGCGGCGAACGATGGCAGCGAGGAAATCTTCAGCATTACACCGGTCGCGCACCGGGTGCATCAGCTTTGGGACATTCTGCGCCATCCGATCAGCGAAGACATCATGAAGAAGCTGTGCTTCAGTGAAATGCTTTTGGTTTGCGACGGAAGCGAAAATATAGTGGGTGGCGCCGCTATCAACGTCAGCTTGATAGCGGAAGAAGTATTAGCAGCATTTTCCAGTACCAGACTCACATTCTTCGGACGCACGGCCGAAAGTGAGCTGATGTCGTTTGCGGATCGAAATTGCCGCCCGTTGCAAGAGCGAAAATGTGAAACGCTGATCGCGGGCAACACAAGGCAG GAAAAGCAAATACAGCTCTACTTTGACGAACAACACCACGTAACGGCCTACCGGCAAGAGAGTGATGGCTTACATTCCGCAAGCTTTCAAGGCTTGCTGAGCACGGCAGAAAAGTGTGGCGACCATAGTAACGGGCAACAAATTATCGTCCCGGATGGGctgcaactgctgctgctacggTATTTGATCCTGACTAACTTTGTTGGCGAAATCTGCAGTCAGACGGTTGACGTTCAGGGCAGGGTTGGCAATTGCATTCATAAAATTTCACCTGCTGTCCCAACAGCGGCACCTTCGAGACTGGATGGGAAAATATCCGAAACCATGAAGGAAGTCAGAAAAACTATCTGGTTCTCGGATGGTTCCGAGCCAGAGGAAAGCGTGTCTCACTATTCCGCTACCGGCCGTTTGCTGCGGCATGGTTGGAATAATTCTAATTATATCCTCATTTCAAACCCTTTTGGCAGTCGACCGCCAGCGCACATTATGGAACTGGAGCGTAGCATTAAGGATTACGTGGAAGCGTTGTCCGGCttgattaaaaatgaatcCTCCCTAAAGGGCTTGTTTGAGGATATCGATTTCTCGTTAAAAGAGATGGATAGGTGCAATCAAATTGTAAATCCGGTTCTTATTGATATAATAAAAGATTTGTAA
- the LOC131281460 gene encoding tektin-4, whose protein sequence is MAQLNCPPCTPCASVCIEHQPIQTETSLDNPFHTPREPTVADINAYQKELQTNPVGLPASEPPPYLPQRDGNSDGYPLAKLMGPIGPWATGRVDWGALSGQTGTRPVVNQYSITRYSVDEWRQRNADIIAACQSTVDHSVKVENTSKNTIIRTYATADKTQTDCTQSLHVRAKNIDDLKSELNRAISAMQEEITALERQRRRLKQSLAVLRMPEAIANECLERRTGRPDTELIRDRPEEELIREISLISEIKAILLQTLANIEQQQSDNRAVRQRMEFDWSEKKMAHENDAINCNLRNQSTNTLFKPGATRCSNEQSTEIYWEKFTRETLDMFNDCRRKSEQLRNTLDAILTNAARDLRTQADCVERALATRISCMEEIREKLEIDLRTTLQRLADTEIQIGKLQVAIRNMDYGMMVVHTRLDNRNQRPRVENCRDQPQALLIAEVKSLEEGTSAMNAQLKQEEDIKQELVNRRNELEREIMLKRRTIAIDRDRCQLLRSHFPSSTALSGY, encoded by the exons ATGGCTCAACTAAATTGTCCGCCGTGTACCCCTTGTGCATCTGTTTGTATTGAACACCAACCAATTCAAACG GAAACTTCTTTGGATAATCCTTTCCACACTCCCAGGGAACCTACAGTAGCTGATATTAATGCATATCAAAAGGAG CTACAAACAAATCCGGTCGGTTTGCCAGCAAGCGAGCCACCACCGTATCTACCGCAAAGGGATGGCAATTCGGATGGTTATCCTTTGGCAAAACTGATGGGTCCCATTGGTCCTTGGGCTACGGGTCGCGTCGATTGGGGTGCGCTGTCTGGGCAAACTGGAACACGTCCCGTGGTTAATCAGTACAGCATTACGCGCTACAGTGTGGACGAATGGCGTCAAAGAAATGCGGACATCATAGCCGCGTGTCAGTCTACGGTTGACCATAGCGTCAAGGTAGAAAACACTAGCAAAAACACCATCATACGCACCTACGCCACGGCGGACAAGACGCAAACCGATTGCACCCAGAGTTTGCATGTGCGCGCTAAGAATATCGACGATTTAAAGAGTGAGCTGAATCGAGCCATTTCTGCAATGCAGGAAGAAATAACGGCTCTTGAACGTCAGCGTCGGCGCTTGAAGCAATCGCTCGCGGTTCTACGTATGCCAGAAGCAATCG CGAACGAATGCCTCGAACGTCGTACAGGACGTCCAGACACTGAATTGATCCGCGACCGTCCAGAAGAGGAGCTCATACGTGAAATAAGTCTTATATCCGAGATAAAAGCGATCCTATTGCAAACTCTGGCGAACATTGAACAACAGCAAAGCGACAATCGCGCAGTACGGCAAAGGATGGAATTCGACTGGAGCGAAAAGAAGATGGCCCACGAGAACGATGCTATCAATTGTAACCTGCGCAACCAGTCGACCAACACTCTGTTCAAGCCCGGAGCGACACGCTGTTCGAATGA GCAATCTACCGAGATCTACTGGGAAAAATTTACTCGTGAAACTTTGGATATGTTCAACGATTGCCGCCGTAAGTCGGAACAGCTACGTAATACACTTGATGCCATACTTACTAATGCCGCCCGAGATTTGCGAACGCAAGCGGATTGTGTAGAGCGGGCGTTGGCAACACGCATATCTTGCATGGAAGAAATCCGAGAGAAGCTTGAGATTGATTTGCGAACA ACGCTGCAACGCTTGGCAGACACTGAAATACAGATCGGAAAGCTGCAGGTAGCTATTCGTAACATGGATTACGGTATGATGGTTGTCCACACACGGCTCGATAACAGAAATCAACGTCCGAGAGTGGAAAACTGTCGTGACCAGCCGCAGGCACTTCTAATAGCCGAGGTCAAATCGCTCGAGGAGGGTACATCAGCTATGAATGCCCAGTTGAAGCAGGAGGAGGATATTAAACAAGAACTCGTAAATCGTCGCAACGAGCTGGAACGCGAAATTATGCTCAAACGACGCACCATCGCCATCGACCGAGACCGTTGTCAATTGCTGAGATCACATTTTCCGTCATCTACGGCGTTAAGCGGATATTAA